A stretch of the Actinomycetota bacterium genome encodes the following:
- a CDS encoding histidine phosphatase family protein — MEQNPEASAPVSLLIVRHGESEWNALGRWQGQADPDLSPRGEEQAVQAAEALAGIPISRVVSSDLSRARRTAGIIAERLGVTAVTVEQGLREVDVGEWSGLTRPEIEERWPKLLAAWSEGRLECTPGGETLTALRERVTGAIQKVLEAGRLQNGSHPGAILVVSHRRAISALEEASGVRPVRAGNLAGRRFTAGEHGVLEPGEPLDLLAEVAPPLEETPP; from the coding sequence ATGGAGCAAAACCCTGAAGCGTCCGCGCCCGTGTCGCTGCTCATCGTCCGCCACGGCGAGTCCGAGTGGAACGCGCTGGGCCGATGGCAGGGCCAGGCCGACCCCGACCTCTCGCCCCGCGGAGAGGAGCAGGCGGTCCAGGCCGCCGAGGCGCTGGCCGGCATTCCCATCTCCCGCGTCGTCTCATCGGATCTGAGCCGGGCCCGGCGCACCGCAGGCATCATCGCCGAGAGGCTGGGCGTGACCGCGGTAACCGTCGAGCAGGGCCTCCGGGAGGTCGACGTCGGCGAGTGGAGCGGCCTGACCAGACCGGAGATCGAGGAGCGGTGGCCCAAGCTGCTGGCCGCCTGGAGCGAGGGCCGGCTGGAGTGCACCCCGGGCGGCGAGACCCTGACCGCCCTGCGGGAGCGGGTGACCGGCGCCATTCAGAAGGTCCTGGAGGCCGGCCGGTTGCAGAACGGCTCACATCCCGGGGCAATCCTGGTGGTCAGCCACCGGCGGGCGATCTCGGCGTTGGAGGAGGCCTCCGGCGTCCGGCCGGTTCGCGCCGGGAACCTGGCAGGGCGCAGGTTCACCGCCGGCGAGCACGGAGTTTTGGAGCCTGGAGAGCCACTCGACCTGCTGGCCGAGGTCGCTCCTCCCCTCGAAGAAACCCCGCCCTGA